A window of the Trichoplusia ni isolate ovarian cell line Hi5 chromosome 4, tn1, whole genome shotgun sequence genome harbors these coding sequences:
- the LOC113492621 gene encoding arginase, hepatic isoform X1, translating to MNLCRVTVRKMSQGKKLQPLRKVGIIGVPFEKGQKKYGVSVAPAALRAAGLISKLKEIEGLDVKDYGDIETPDIKEVKVDNMAHLALVSACNKKLSERVTQVLKDDRIVVTIGGDHSIGVGTVDGHYKVNEDMILVWVDAHADINTNKTSDSGSVHGMPVALLVTEFRNYWPYLPTMDWQDPVFSIKSLGYIGLRSVDNFERLAIEKYKVPTFAMEDVEEHGIKNSIQHVLQALDPTSSRPIHVSFDIDALDALEAPSTGTPVRGGLTLREAICLMEIVHATGRLRAVDLVEVNPAIGNEKDRNQTIEAGLCILKAALGFSRRGTAPRGVLDLPIQDPNKPAS from the exons ATGAATCTTTGTAGAGTAACTGTGCGAAAAATGAGTCAAGGAAAGAAATTGCAGCCACTACGAAAAGTTGGGATCATTGGTGTGCCGTTCGAGAAGGGTCAGAAGAAATATGGAGTGAGTGTGGCACCGGCCGCTCTCCGCGCTGCCGGCCTCATTTCAAAACTAAAGGAGATCG AGGGGCTCGACGTCAAAGACTATGGCGACATCGAAACACCGGATATTAAAGAAGTGAAGGTGGATAATATGGCCCACTTGGCTCTGGTCTCAGCATGCAACAAGAAACTATCTGAACGAGTCACACAAGTTCTCAAGGATGACAGGATCGTGGTCACTATTGGTGGTGATCACTCTATTGGTGTCG gGACTGTCGACGGGCACTACAAAGTTAATGAAGATATGATCCTTGTTTGGGTGGACGCTCATGCAGACATTAACACTAACAAAACATCAGATTCGGGTTCAGTACACGGAATGCCAGTCGCTCTACTAGTCACGGAATTTCGCAATTACTGGCCATACCTACCCACAATGGACTGGCAAGATCCCGT ATTCTCCATTAAGAGCTTGGGATACATTGGCCTTCGTTCCGTTGATAATTTTGAAAGGCTTGCCATAGAAAAGTATAAAGTGCCGACATTTGCGATGGAAGATGTGGAAGA GCATGGTATCAAGAACTCCATACAGCATGTATTGCAAGCTCTGGATCCGACTAGCAGTAGACCAATCCACGTGAGTTTCGATATCGATGCACTGGACGCATTGGAGGCACCCAGCACTGGTACTCCAG ttCGCGGAGGATTGACTCTTCGCGAGGCCATCTGTCTGATGGAGATAGTGCACGCGACTGGCCGCCTTCGTGCCGTGGACCTCGTTGAGGTTAACCCTGCCATTGGCAATGAAAAAGACAGAAATCAAACTATCGAAGCTGGCTTATGTATCCTGAAAGCAGCATTGGGTTTCTCAAGGCGAGGCACTGCGCCCCGTGGGGTATTGGATCTACCTATCCAGGATCCCAATAAGCCGGCTTCGTAA
- the LOC113492621 gene encoding arginase, hepatic isoform X2 — MSQGKKLQPLRKVGIIGVPFEKGQKKYGVSVAPAALRAAGLISKLKEIEGLDVKDYGDIETPDIKEVKVDNMAHLALVSACNKKLSERVTQVLKDDRIVVTIGGDHSIGVGTVDGHYKVNEDMILVWVDAHADINTNKTSDSGSVHGMPVALLVTEFRNYWPYLPTMDWQDPVFSIKSLGYIGLRSVDNFERLAIEKYKVPTFAMEDVEEHGIKNSIQHVLQALDPTSSRPIHVSFDIDALDALEAPSTGTPVRGGLTLREAICLMEIVHATGRLRAVDLVEVNPAIGNEKDRNQTIEAGLCILKAALGFSRRGTAPRGVLDLPIQDPNKPAS, encoded by the exons ATGAGTCAAGGAAAGAAATTGCAGCCACTACGAAAAGTTGGGATCATTGGTGTGCCGTTCGAGAAGGGTCAGAAGAAATATGGAGTGAGTGTGGCACCGGCCGCTCTCCGCGCTGCCGGCCTCATTTCAAAACTAAAGGAGATCG AGGGGCTCGACGTCAAAGACTATGGCGACATCGAAACACCGGATATTAAAGAAGTGAAGGTGGATAATATGGCCCACTTGGCTCTGGTCTCAGCATGCAACAAGAAACTATCTGAACGAGTCACACAAGTTCTCAAGGATGACAGGATCGTGGTCACTATTGGTGGTGATCACTCTATTGGTGTCG gGACTGTCGACGGGCACTACAAAGTTAATGAAGATATGATCCTTGTTTGGGTGGACGCTCATGCAGACATTAACACTAACAAAACATCAGATTCGGGTTCAGTACACGGAATGCCAGTCGCTCTACTAGTCACGGAATTTCGCAATTACTGGCCATACCTACCCACAATGGACTGGCAAGATCCCGT ATTCTCCATTAAGAGCTTGGGATACATTGGCCTTCGTTCCGTTGATAATTTTGAAAGGCTTGCCATAGAAAAGTATAAAGTGCCGACATTTGCGATGGAAGATGTGGAAGA GCATGGTATCAAGAACTCCATACAGCATGTATTGCAAGCTCTGGATCCGACTAGCAGTAGACCAATCCACGTGAGTTTCGATATCGATGCACTGGACGCATTGGAGGCACCCAGCACTGGTACTCCAG ttCGCGGAGGATTGACTCTTCGCGAGGCCATCTGTCTGATGGAGATAGTGCACGCGACTGGCCGCCTTCGTGCCGTGGACCTCGTTGAGGTTAACCCTGCCATTGGCAATGAAAAAGACAGAAATCAAACTATCGAAGCTGGCTTATGTATCCTGAAAGCAGCATTGGGTTTCTCAAGGCGAGGCACTGCGCCCCGTGGGGTATTGGATCTACCTATCCAGGATCCCAATAAGCCGGCTTCGTAA
- the LOC113492623 gene encoding uncharacterized protein LOC113492623 encodes MMFFLLMITMISAVNCLEPLVKTDINEEIKTIIGKYVHKIPDFQSKYVINEELSKIINRYFKGKMTTFPLYKISLSIDRNPVKIPWTIDSIDENQVEVRSKDEKDVTDGKERVYKVYVPPQVRARKSTTVKPTKQTSTVTTSPKATTTDTTTAETTTVTSLTTTTVK; translated from the exons atgatgttttttcttttg ATGATAACGATGATCTCAGCAGTCAACTGTCTAGAACCCTTAGTAAAAACCGATATTAACGAGGAAATAAAGACCATAATCGGCAAGTACGTTCATAAGATACCAGATTTCCAATCCAAGTATGTTATAAACGAAGAACTATCGAAGATCATAAATCGGTATTTCAAAGGGAAGATGACAACATTCCCGTTGTACAAGATAAGTTTGTCTATAGATAGGAATCCTGTTAAAATTCCCTGGACTATAGACTCCATTGATGAGAACCAGGTTGAAGTGAGAAGTAAAGATGAGAAGGACGTGACTGATGGCAAGGAGAGGGTTTACAAGGTGTACGTGCCGCCGCAAGTCAGAGCTCGAAAAAGTACGACTGTGAAACCAACTAAACAAACCTCGACTGTTACAACAAGTCCGAAGGCCACCACAACTGACACAACAACCGCTGAAACAACCACTGTCACGAGTCTTACGACAACcacagtgaaataa
- the LOC113492620 gene encoding zinc finger protein 622, protein MPDTFTCITCQVMFKTPELQREHYKQDWHRYNLKRKVAAIPPVTLEEFELRAKEHREQSQNVDRDESEYCKYCSKMFNTKNAYNNHLNSKKHKVSQEKYVENKEDEQSGHSDTDSFVKVEPSSNTSKEPNKFVVVSANDSDDEEIETDSEIEELDSDEWEECRILGSDSLIKPQDCLFCGHHSKNMVKNLKHMSEAHSFFIPDVEYCVNIKDLLLYLGEKISRGFMCLWCNDTGKTFYSMEAVRGHMVDKGHCKMLHEGLALAEYADYYDYSTSYPDHKDGDEEMSVDEEVEGPSALESDDYQLVLPSGVVVGHRSLMKYYKQNLSQNSQALVKKSDRKLHRLLGVYRALGWAPKEQALAAKKARDIHFMKRVQAKWQMKLSLKANKFQKHYRAQVNF, encoded by the exons ATGCCAGACACATTTACTTGCATAACCTGCCAGGTGATGTTTAAAACGCCTGAACTACAACGTGAGCATTATAAACAGGACTGGCACAGGTACAATTTGAAAAGGAAAGTTGCAGCAATACCCCCCGTGACTCTGGAAGAGTTCGAACTACGGGCCAAGGAACACAGGGAACAAAGTCAGAATGTCGATCGTGATGAATCAGAATACTGCAAGTATTGTTCTAAGATGTTTAATACAAAGAACGCATATAACAATCACTTAAACAGTAAGAAGCACAAAGTATCGCAGGAGAAATACGTAGAAAACAAAGAAGATGAGCAAAGTGGCCATTCAGATACTGATAGTTTTGTTAAGGTTGAGCCAAGTTCAAACACTTCAAAGGAACCAAACAAGTTTGTTGTAGTTAGTGCTAATGATTCTGATGACGAAGAAATTGAAACTGATTCCGAAATTGAGGAG CTTGATTCAGATGAGTGGGAGGAATGTCGTATCTTGGGTAGTGATTCTCTTATCAAGCCTCAAGACTGTCTGTTCTGCGGCCACCACAGCAAAAACATGGTCAAGAATCTCAAACATATGTCTGAGGCCCATTCATTCTTCATACCAGATGTAGAATACTGTGTTAATATTAAAGACCTTCTTTTGTATTTAGGGGAAAAG ATTTCACGTGGTTTTATGTGCTTATGGTGCAATGACACcggtaaaacattttattctatgGAAGCAGTTCGAGGACATATGGTTGATAAAGGACACTGCAAAATGCTACATGAAGGACTGGCATTAGCTGAATATGCTGATTATTATGATTACAg taCATCATATCCTGATCACAAGGATGGTGATGAAGAAATGTCGGTTGATGAAGAAGTAGAAGGTCCGTCAGCACTGGAGAGTGATGACTATCAGTTGGTGCTTCCCTCTGGTGTTGTCGTTGGACACCGATCCCTTATGAA gtACTACAAACAAAATTTGAGTCAAAACAGTCAAGCTTTAGTAAAGAAATCAGACCGCAAGCTACACAGGCTTCTCGGTGTATACCGGGCTCTCGGCTGGGCGCCAAAAGAACAAGCGTTAGCAGCAAA GAAAGCCCGTGACATCCACTTCATGAAACGCGTACAAGCCAAGTGGCAGATGAAGCTGTCGCTTAAAGCAAACAAGTTCCAGAAACATTACCGAGCTCAAGTCAACTTCTAG
- the LOC113492617 gene encoding FK506-binding protein 5-like, translating into MLETEEVDDDFFTPVAGTSLANIFGNTTKNIEEPVNDTLKYIPPKPQNIPPKPKPEQMKTTDVIFACSLFGHEWSNNVYTARGQLGFAIVKIHKTGDHNIILYDSNKTTLSCATISPNLTVTIRNLAYISYYDNLRRYWSIYGTEDKITKVAEHLMNLGLTIKHTANENQGPPNPSNMEPKTNMTSELSKTDKESDTDSSVNRKTKASILNRMANMGHSVLPTRAQHSEVTSDSSDTMDTEIQPKTVRHKPVKSVLKKSTADSIISQSQQSSDSPDLVVLPKTEPIDKVSVYTSHSSQLLPVANSSIFTCPSNEFGMFISEQRISNSELRINMNRINDKVDSVLNKMSNLEQGGNTSAQTDILMKLLAEYEHKIKIYEDLLKSRNDKLSIDNILATTAISKNDKEIELLKNKISDLEKFNEDKCIQVSNLQKELQLLQNKCDTEKIAQTKEKHELCKKISCFDSIVNAKDVEIADLNKKYQSVSEDTKSVNDQNIGDKVKNIMNDTFQTISVNFDDNQNYSGDSVKKIVAAVIKKITIQTLNDLK; encoded by the exons ATGTTAGAAACCGAAGAagttgatgatgatttttttacacCAGTAGCTGG CACATCTCTAGCAAATATATTTggaaatactacaaaaaatattgaagagcCAGTAAATGacactttaaaatatatacctCCAAAGCCACAAAATATTCCACCAAAACCTAAGCCAGAACAAATGAAAACTACAGATGTTATATTTGCTTGTAGTCTCTTTGGACATGAGTG GTCAAACAATGTATACACTGCAAGAGGCCAATTAGGATTTGCCATCGTCAAAATTCATAAAACTGGAGACCATAACATTATCCTATATGACTCTAATAAGACAACCTTATCCTGTGCCACAATTTCACCTAATTTGACAGTAACAATTAGAAACCTTGCCTATATATCATATTATGATAATCTCAGAAGGTACTGGAGTATATATGGCACTGaagacaaaataacaaaagtagCTGAACATTTAATGAACTTAGGACTGACTATTAAACATACAGCCAATGAAAATCAAGGGCCCCCTAATCCCAGTAACATGGaaccaaaaacaaatatgacATCTGAACTCTCTAAGACTGATAAAGAAAGTGACACAGATTCTTCAGTAAACAGAAAGACTAAGGCTTCTATCTTGAATAGAATGGCTAATATGGGTCACTCAGTGCTTCCAACTCGCGCCCAACATTCAGAAGTAACAAGTGACTCATCAGATACTATGGATACAGAAATTCAACCAAAAACTGTCAGACACAAACCAGTAAAATCGGTTTTGAAAAAATCTACTGCAGATAGTATAATATCACAGTCACAGCAATCATCTGATTCACCTGATTTAGTGGTTCTTCCCAAAACTGAGCCCATTGATAAGGTTTCAGTTTATACTTCTCATAGCAGTCAATTATTACCTGTAGCAAATTCAAGCATATTTACATGTCCCAGTAATGAGTTTGGTATGTTCATATCAGAACAAAGAATAAGTAATAGTGAGttaagaataaatatgaataggATAAATGATAAAGTAGATTCTGTACTCAATAAAATGAGTAACTTAGAACAAGGAGGAAACACAAGTGCCCAAACTGATATACTTATGAAACTGCTTGCagaatatgaacataaaataaagatttatgaaGACTTATTAAAATCAAGAAATGATAAGCTAAGCATAGATAACATTTTAGCCACAACAGCTATATCAAAAAATGATAAGGAgatagaattattaaaaaacaaaatatctgaTCTAGAAAAGTTTAATGAGGACAAATGTATACAAGTATCAAATCTTCAAAAAGAACTTCAACTTTTGCAAAACAAGTGTGACACAGAAAAGATTGCCCAAACAAAGGAAAAACATgagttatgtaaaaaaatatcatgtttcGATTCTATTGTGAATGCCAAGGATGTTGAGATAGCAGACTTAAATAAGAAATACCAAAGTGTATCAGAAGATACAAAATCAGTCAATGATCAAAATATTGGAGAtaaagtcaaaaatattatgaatgatACATTCCAAACAATATCAGTTAATTTTGATGACAATCAAAATTACTCTGGTGATTCCGTAAAGAAAATTGTTGCAGCTGTTATAAAGAAGATAACTATTCAAACTTTaaatgacttaaaataa